Proteins encoded by one window of Pseudomonas coleopterorum:
- a CDS encoding 3'-5' exonuclease — translation MERIAVIDFETTGISPNMGCRATEIAVVMLERGEIVGRYQSLMNAGLPVLGFVASLTGITTAMVRKAPPAAEVMAEVAEFVGSTPLLAHNASFDQKFWDHELSLLRRERVQSFACSMLMARRLFPGAPNHKLGTLTQWARLPHTGQAHRAMADAEMAANLTQHLARELRERHGLAEVSHGLFCTLQKVPMAKMREVLQKHRLG, via the coding sequence TTGGAACGCATTGCTGTCATCGACTTCGAAACCACCGGCATCTCGCCGAACATGGGTTGCCGCGCTACGGAAATCGCAGTGGTCATGCTCGAGCGCGGCGAAATCGTCGGCCGCTATCAGAGCCTGATGAACGCAGGCCTGCCCGTGCTCGGCTTCGTTGCCAGCCTGACTGGCATCACCACGGCCATGGTGCGCAAGGCGCCGCCCGCGGCCGAGGTAATGGCCGAAGTCGCCGAGTTCGTCGGCAGCACGCCGTTGCTGGCGCACAACGCCTCCTTCGACCAGAAGTTCTGGGATCACGAGCTCAGCCTGCTGCGCCGCGAGCGGGTGCAGAGCTTTGCCTGCTCGATGCTGATGGCCCGGCGCCTGTTCCCCGGCGCGCCGAATCACAAGCTGGGCACCTTGACCCAGTGGGCGAGGCTGCCACATACCGGCCAGGCTCACCGGGCCATGGCCGATGCCGAGATGGCGGCCAACCTGACCCAGCATCTGGCGCGCGAGTTGCGCGAGCGGCACGGGCTGGCCGAGGTGTCCCACGGGCTGTTCTGCACGCTGCAGAAAGTGCCGATGGCGAAGATGCGCGAGGTGTTGCAGAAGCATCGGTTGGGGTAG
- a CDS encoding NYN domain-containing protein — MKKIAVFADVQNLYYTVRQAYGCHFNYAALWADIGQRGQIVEAYAYAIDRGDSKQQQFQQILRNLGFTVKLKPYIQRSDGSAKGDWDVGITIDIMDAADHVDEIVLASGDGDFDLLLDRIIGKHGVEAVAYGVPGLTANSLIRAATRYVPIEGALLLKN, encoded by the coding sequence GTGAAGAAGATCGCGGTGTTCGCCGATGTACAGAACCTTTACTACACCGTGCGCCAGGCCTACGGCTGTCACTTCAACTACGCCGCACTGTGGGCCGACATCGGCCAGCGCGGGCAGATCGTCGAGGCCTATGCCTACGCCATCGACCGTGGCGACAGCAAGCAGCAGCAGTTTCAGCAGATCCTGCGCAACCTCGGCTTCACGGTCAAACTCAAGCCCTACATCCAGCGCAGCGACGGCTCGGCCAAAGGCGACTGGGATGTGGGCATCACCATCGATATCATGGACGCCGCCGATCACGTCGACGAGATCGTGCTCGCCTCGGGCGACGGCGATTTCGACCTGCTGCTCGACCGCATCATCGGCAAGCATGGCGTCGAGGCCGTGGCCTATGGCGTGCCAGGTCTGACCGCCAACTCGCTGATCCGCGCCGCCACCCGCTACGTGCCCATCGAGGGTGCGTTGCTGCTGAAGAATTGA
- a CDS encoding DUF2076 domain-containing protein codes for MNTDEQSLIDGLFTRLQQAEKEGSARDAQADERIKGHVSAQPAAPYYMAQAILVQEAAIKRLSEQNQQLQTELQQARSQAAAPAQQGGGGFLSSIFGGGNRDVQQPARAVQPQGNGWREPARQAPAYQPPPQQNYAAPGAQAPAGGGFMRGALQTAAGVAGGVMLAQGISSLFHHDNPQEIVEVIKEEPAQASDNGGWNDSGDAQQVSNDSWNDQGGLADAGYDSSGDSGFFSDDDDFV; via the coding sequence ATGAACACTGATGAACAAAGCCTGATCGACGGTCTGTTCACTCGCCTCCAGCAGGCCGAAAAGGAGGGCAGTGCGCGCGATGCGCAGGCCGACGAGCGCATCAAGGGCCACGTCTCCGCCCAGCCCGCCGCGCCCTATTACATGGCGCAGGCGATCCTGGTCCAGGAAGCGGCGATCAAGCGCCTGAGCGAGCAGAACCAGCAGTTGCAGACCGAGTTGCAACAGGCGCGTAGCCAGGCGGCCGCGCCGGCGCAGCAGGGCGGTGGTGGTTTCCTGTCGAGCATTTTCGGCGGCGGCAACCGCGACGTGCAGCAACCGGCGCGGGCCGTGCAACCTCAGGGCAACGGCTGGCGCGAACCGGCTCGTCAGGCGCCGGCGTACCAGCCGCCGCCACAGCAGAACTACGCCGCTCCAGGCGCTCAGGCGCCGGCGGGTGGCGGCTTCATGCGCGGCGCCCTGCAGACGGCTGCCGGTGTGGCCGGGGGCGTGATGCTGGCACAGGGCATCAGCAGCCTGTTTCACCACGACAATCCTCAGGAGATCGTTGAGGTGATCAAGGAAGAGCCGGCCCAGGCGAGCGACAACGGCGGCTGGAACGACAGCGGTGACGCCCAGCAGGTGAGCAATGACAGCTGGAACGATCAGGGCGGGCTGGCCGATGCCGGTTACGACAGCAGTGGCGACAGTGGCTTCTTTTCCGACGATGATGATTTTGTGTAA
- a CDS encoding YciC family protein, with translation MNPLIVLRDSFYFFRINLWAILRLCLPLVVCEALARELVARANGPDASVMYDVAVGLLFYPLYTAALILFLDARTDGYEPQGRHLLGKALHLWPRFALMAAISTLLIMFGMWLFVLPGLYLMIKLSFSEYLLVLRNSTPLQAMRESFDLTKGKFWPILFTLLAIMIPLWLLDGLSAMAWSDAQPTPVRLLVDSVNSFLQLLPTVVLFRLFMLMGKPD, from the coding sequence ATGAACCCGCTGATCGTATTGCGCGACTCGTTCTATTTTTTCCGCATCAACCTGTGGGCAATCCTGCGCCTGTGCCTGCCGCTGGTGGTCTGCGAAGCCCTGGCTCGCGAGTTGGTGGCACGCGCGAACGGCCCTGACGCCTCGGTGATGTACGACGTGGCCGTGGGCCTGCTGTTCTATCCGTTGTACACCGCCGCGCTGATCCTGTTCCTCGATGCCCGCACCGACGGCTATGAGCCCCAGGGCCGGCACCTGCTGGGCAAGGCCCTGCACCTGTGGCCACGCTTCGCCCTGATGGCGGCCATCAGCACCCTGCTGATCATGTTCGGCATGTGGCTGTTCGTGCTACCGGGGCTGTACCTGATGATCAAGCTGTCGTTCTCGGAATACCTGCTGGTGCTGCGCAACAGCACCCCGTTGCAGGCCATGCGCGAAAGCTTCGACCTGACCAAAGGCAAATTCTGGCCGATCCTGTTCACCCTGCTGGCGATCATGATCCCGCTGTGGCTGCTCGACGGCCTCAGTGCCATGGCCTGGAGCGACGCCCAGCCCACGCCGGTGCGGCTGCTGGTCGACAGCGTCAACAGCTTTCTGCAACTGCTGCCCACCGTGGTGCTGTTCCGCTTGTTCATGCTGATGGGCAAGCCGGACTGA
- the rutF gene encoding NADH-dependent FMN reductase RutF translates to MNVPHSIPVERQAFRDAMAGLAAAVNVITTDGPHGRAGFTATAVCSVTDQPPTLLVCINRAASVYESFTGNGMVCVNTLGNGQQALSNAFGGKIPQEERFAAGHWSQGITGAPILEGAKLSFDCRITSSTSVGTHDILFCEVLDIRQQDEADVLVYFARRYHELAGTQASV, encoded by the coding sequence ATGAACGTGCCCCATTCGATTCCCGTCGAGCGTCAAGCCTTCCGCGATGCCATGGCAGGACTTGCCGCTGCGGTGAACGTCATCACCACCGACGGCCCCCACGGGCGCGCGGGATTCACGGCGACGGCGGTGTGCAGCGTGACCGATCAGCCGCCGACGCTGTTGGTGTGCATCAACCGCGCAGCCTCGGTCTACGAGTCTTTCACGGGCAACGGCATGGTATGCGTCAACACCCTGGGCAATGGCCAACAAGCCCTGTCCAACGCCTTCGGCGGCAAGATTCCCCAGGAGGAGCGTTTCGCGGCGGGGCACTGGAGCCAGGGGATTACCGGTGCGCCGATTCTGGAGGGCGCCAAACTGTCCTTCGATTGCAGGATCACCAGCAGCACCAGTGTTGGCACCCACGACATTCTCTTCTGCGAGGTGCTGGACATCCGCCAGCAGGACGAGGCCGACGTGCTGGTCTATTTCGCTCGCCGCTACCACGAACTGGCGGGTACTCAAGCCAGCGTGTGA
- the rutD gene encoding pyrimidine utilization protein D, with translation MYHAIHGRQDADAPTLVLSSGLGGSAGFWAGDLALLGEQFRVVTYDHAGTGRSPAQLPEGYSIEHMAEELLGLLDELNIERCHFMGHALGGLVGLALAALQPQRLSSLVLINAWSSPNPHSARCFAVRKNLLRDSGAEAYVQAQALFLYPADWIASNGARLAADEAHALAHFPSHDNLLRRINALETFDIESRLASIDTPALVIANRDDMLMPWQRSRHLAEHLPNARLVVLEYGGHASSVSDPQPFHHAVLDYFQGLSL, from the coding sequence ATGTACCACGCCATACACGGTCGGCAGGATGCCGATGCACCCACCCTGGTACTGAGTTCGGGGCTCGGCGGTTCGGCCGGGTTCTGGGCGGGCGATCTGGCGCTGCTCGGCGAGCAGTTTCGCGTCGTGACCTATGATCATGCCGGCACCGGGCGCAGCCCTGCGCAATTGCCCGAGGGCTACAGCATCGAGCACATGGCCGAAGAGCTGCTGGGGCTGCTCGACGAACTCAATATCGAGCGATGCCATTTCATGGGCCACGCCCTGGGTGGCCTGGTGGGATTGGCGCTGGCCGCGCTGCAGCCCCAGCGCCTGAGCAGCCTGGTGTTGATCAATGCCTGGAGCAGCCCCAATCCGCACAGCGCGCGCTGTTTTGCCGTGCGCAAGAACCTGCTGCGTGACAGCGGTGCCGAGGCTTACGTGCAGGCGCAGGCGTTGTTCCTGTACCCGGCCGACTGGATTGCCAGCAACGGTGCGCGCCTGGCCGCGGACGAGGCCCATGCGCTGGCGCATTTCCCCAGCCATGACAACCTGCTGCGGCGGATCAACGCGCTGGAAACCTTCGACATCGAATCGCGCCTGGCGAGCATCGACACGCCTGCGCTGGTGATCGCCAACCGAGACGACATGCTGATGCCCTGGCAGCGTTCCCGGCACCTGGCCGAGCACCTGCCCAACGCCAGATTGGTGGTGCTCGAATACGGCGGACACGCCTCGAGCGTCAGCGATCCACAACCCTTTCATCACGCCGTGCTCGACTACTTTCAAGGACTCTCACTATGA
- the rutC gene encoding pyrimidine utilization protein C, with protein MSKRSIIPAGTGKPLAPFVPGSMADGVLYVSGTLPFDKDNDVVHVGDATAQTRHVLEIIKGVVEAAGGTLDDVTFNMIMIRDWADYAKVNEVYAEYFAGEKPARYCIQCGLVKPDALIEIASIAHIG; from the coding sequence ATGAGCAAACGATCGATTATCCCTGCCGGCACCGGCAAGCCCCTGGCCCCCTTCGTTCCCGGTTCCATGGCCGATGGCGTCCTATACGTGTCGGGCACGTTGCCATTCGACAAGGACAACGATGTGGTGCATGTGGGCGACGCGACGGCGCAGACCCGCCATGTGCTGGAGATCATCAAGGGCGTGGTCGAAGCGGCCGGCGGCACCCTGGATGACGTGACCTTCAACATGATCATGATCCGCGACTGGGCCGACTACGCCAAGGTCAACGAGGTGTACGCCGAGTACTTCGCCGGCGAGAAGCCTGCGCGCTATTGCATCCAGTGCGGCCTGGTCAAACCTGACGCGCTGATCGAAATCGCCAGCATTGCGCACATCGGCTGA
- the rutB gene encoding pyrimidine utilization protein B, protein MNVPVNVAGVSLPQDAHPARELPARPESLRMKASETALVVVDMQNAYASLGGYLDLAGFDVSSTGPVIAAIEKALVAARAAGIPVIFLQNGWDADYVEAGGPGSPNWHKSNALKTMRKRPELQGQLLAKGGWDYALVDPLKPQPGDIVVPKTRYSAFFNSTFDSTLRARGIRNLVFTGIATNVCVESTLRDGFHLEYFGVVLADATHQAGPAFAQQAALFNIETFFGWVSSVDDFCTTFAPVGAVS, encoded by the coding sequence ATGAATGTGCCCGTCAACGTCGCCGGTGTGTCCCTGCCGCAGGACGCGCACCCCGCCCGTGAACTTCCCGCCCGCCCCGAATCCCTGCGCATGAAGGCCAGTGAAACCGCGCTGGTGGTGGTCGACATGCAGAACGCCTACGCCAGCCTGGGCGGCTATCTGGACCTGGCCGGCTTCGACGTATCGAGTACGGGCCCGGTGATCGCGGCCATCGAGAAAGCCCTCGTGGCAGCCCGCGCCGCAGGTATTCCGGTGATCTTCCTGCAGAACGGCTGGGACGCCGACTACGTCGAGGCGGGCGGGCCTGGCTCACCCAACTGGCACAAGTCCAATGCCCTGAAAACCATGCGCAAGCGCCCCGAGCTGCAAGGCCAGCTGCTGGCCAAGGGCGGGTGGGACTATGCCCTGGTCGATCCGCTCAAGCCCCAGCCCGGCGATATCGTGGTCCCGAAAACCCGCTACAGCGCGTTCTTCAACTCCACGTTCGACAGCACCCTGCGTGCTCGCGGCATCCGCAACCTGGTGTTCACCGGCATCGCCACCAATGTCTGCGTGGAGTCGACCCTGCGCGACGGTTTCCATCTGGAGTATTTCGGTGTGGTGCTGGCCGATGCCACCCACCAGGCCGGGCCGGCGTTCGCGCAGCAGGCAGCGCTGTTCAACATCGAAACCTTCTTCGGCTGGGTCTCCAGCGTGGACGACTTCTGCACCACCTTCGCCCCCGTCGGGGCCGTTTCCTGA
- the rutA gene encoding pyrimidine utilization protein A: protein MDIGVFTPIGNNGWLISENAPQYLPTFELNKQIVQRAEHYGFDFALSMIKLRGFGGKTEFWEHNMESFTLMAGLAAVTSKIQLFATVSTLTIPPAITARMAATIDSISNGRFGVNLVTGWQKPEYEQMGLWPGDEFFGTRYQYLGEYAQVLRDLWSTGRSDFKGEHFTMQDCRVSPRPQADMKLICAGQSEAGMAFSAQYADYNFCFGKGVNTPTAFAPTAQALLEANKKTGRHVTSCVLFMIIAADTDEAARARWEHIKAGADQEAIAWLGEKGSADKGASSNLRQMADPTSAVNINMGTLVGSWASVARMLDEVASVPGTQGVMLTFDDFVQGIEDFGRKIQPLMSSRQHVMPTLEAV, encoded by the coding sequence ATGGATATCGGTGTTTTCACTCCTATTGGCAACAACGGCTGGCTGATTTCCGAAAACGCGCCGCAGTACCTGCCCACCTTCGAATTGAACAAGCAGATCGTGCAGAGGGCCGAGCATTACGGCTTCGACTTCGCGCTGTCGATGATCAAGTTGCGTGGCTTCGGCGGCAAGACGGAATTCTGGGAACACAACATGGAATCCTTCACGCTGATGGCCGGGCTTGCCGCCGTCACCAGCAAGATCCAGTTGTTCGCCACGGTCTCCACGCTGACCATTCCGCCTGCCATCACCGCACGCATGGCGGCGACCATCGATTCGATTTCCAACGGCCGCTTCGGGGTCAACCTGGTGACCGGCTGGCAGAAACCGGAGTACGAGCAGATGGGCCTGTGGCCCGGCGACGAATTCTTCGGCACCCGCTACCAGTATCTGGGCGAATATGCGCAGGTCCTGCGCGACCTGTGGAGCACCGGGCGCAGCGACTTCAAGGGTGAACATTTCACCATGCAGGACTGCCGTGTCAGCCCGCGCCCGCAGGCTGACATGAAGCTCATCTGCGCCGGCCAGAGCGAGGCGGGCATGGCCTTCTCGGCGCAGTACGCCGACTACAACTTCTGCTTCGGCAAAGGCGTGAACACCCCGACCGCGTTCGCGCCCACGGCCCAGGCGTTGCTCGAAGCCAACAAGAAGACCGGGCGCCACGTGACCTCCTGCGTGCTGTTCATGATCATCGCCGCCGACACCGACGAGGCCGCCCGCGCGCGCTGGGAGCACATCAAGGCCGGTGCCGATCAGGAAGCCATCGCCTGGCTGGGCGAGAAGGGCTCGGCGGACAAGGGCGCCAGCTCCAACCTGCGGCAGATGGCCGACCCTACCTCGGCGGTCAACATCAACATGGGCACCCTGGTCGGTTCCTGGGCCAGCGTGGCGCGCATGCTCGACGAAGTCGCCAGCGTGCCGGGTACCCAGGGCGTGATGCTGACGTTCGATGATTTCGTGCAAGGCATCGAAGACTTCGGCCGCAAGATCCAGCCGCTGATGAGCAGCCGCCAGCACGTGATGCCCACTTTGGAGGCCGTATGA
- the rutR gene encoding HTH-type transcriptional regulator RutR, whose translation MKEHPPANEPRAKRTRNVKPKPAAKATREPSAAALKRRLQLMESKRTAILGAALDVFSRYGLHGSSLDQVATRADVSKTNLLYYFSSKDDLYLSVLRQLLEVWLSPLQYFTADKNPVEAIGAYIKAKLELSRDHAAESRLFCMEIMQGAPLMLSELQQPLRETVDTKVAVIEHWIATGQLAPINPHHFIFSLWATTQHYADFRTQVEAVTGKTLHDPVFFEEVLVGLRGLILDGVRPRPA comes from the coding sequence GTGAAAGAGCATCCCCCCGCCAACGAGCCCCGTGCCAAGCGCACGCGCAACGTCAAGCCCAAGCCCGCGGCCAAGGCCACCCGCGAGCCGAGCGCGGCGGCACTCAAGCGCCGGTTGCAACTGATGGAAAGCAAACGCACCGCGATACTGGGCGCCGCGCTGGATGTGTTCTCCCGCTATGGCCTGCACGGCAGCAGCCTCGACCAGGTGGCCACTCGGGCTGACGTCTCAAAGACCAACCTGCTGTACTACTTTTCCAGCAAGGACGATCTCTACCTGAGCGTGCTCAGGCAGTTGCTGGAGGTCTGGCTCAGCCCCCTGCAGTACTTCACCGCCGACAAAAACCCGGTCGAGGCCATCGGCGCCTATATCAAGGCAAAACTCGAACTCTCTCGGGATCACGCGGCAGAGTCGCGTCTGTTCTGCATGGAGATCATGCAGGGCGCGCCGCTGATGCTCAGTGAACTGCAGCAGCCCTTGCGCGAAACCGTCGACACCAAGGTGGCCGTGATCGAACACTGGATCGCGACGGGCCAACTGGCACCGATCAACCCGCACCACTTCATCTTCTCGCTATGGGCAACCACCCAGCATTACGCCGACTTCCGCACCCAGGTCGAGGCCGTGACCGGCAAGACCCTGCACGATCCGGTATTTTTCGAAGAGGTCCTGGTGGGGTTGCGCGGTTTGATACTCGATGGCGTGCGGCCAAGACCTGCGTGA
- a CDS encoding BMP family ABC transporter substrate-binding protein codes for MIKTLLPGILLAASACWTGTAAYAEGLTLKGPAKIAMVYISPRNDGGWTQAFDEARIKLEKSLDQKIQYVESVPENAAAITPVVDRLIARGANIIIGTAFGYSDTFLALAKKYPDVAFLNGSGTTNAANLESFYGRTYESQYLCGMAAGAASKSGKLGFVAANPFGQVNWTINAYELGAQQINPAATVTVIYTGAWNDPVKERAATMALIDNGVDVIGQHVDSPTPQIVAQERGIHGTGHHRDLSEFAPKATVCSSMWVWDRFLTPEVKKIMAGNWVPQANGALLSMQQGGTDISLTQDAVISPENRAKIDAARAELLAGTKTLYTGPMDDRDGQQRLAPGQVMSDPDLWKMDWFVKGVMTQK; via the coding sequence ATGATCAAGACACTGCTACCGGGAATTTTGCTGGCCGCTTCGGCCTGTTGGACAGGCACTGCAGCCTACGCCGAGGGACTGACCCTCAAGGGCCCGGCCAAGATCGCCATGGTCTACATCAGCCCGCGCAACGACGGCGGCTGGACCCAGGCATTCGACGAAGCCCGCATCAAACTGGAAAAGAGCCTGGATCAGAAGATCCAGTACGTCGAGAGCGTTCCCGAAAACGCCGCAGCCATCACGCCGGTGGTCGACCGCCTGATCGCTCGCGGCGCCAACATCATCATCGGCACCGCGTTCGGCTATTCCGACACCTTCCTGGCGTTGGCAAAGAAATACCCCGACGTGGCCTTCCTCAACGGTTCGGGCACCACCAACGCCGCGAACCTCGAATCCTTCTACGGCCGTACCTACGAAAGCCAGTACCTGTGCGGCATGGCGGCGGGTGCGGCGTCGAAGTCAGGCAAGCTGGGCTTCGTGGCCGCCAACCCCTTCGGCCAGGTCAACTGGACCATCAACGCGTATGAACTGGGCGCGCAGCAAATCAATCCTGCGGCCACGGTCACGGTCATCTACACCGGCGCGTGGAACGACCCAGTCAAGGAACGCGCTGCCACCATGGCGCTGATCGACAACGGTGTCGACGTGATCGGCCAGCACGTCGACAGCCCGACACCGCAGATCGTCGCCCAGGAGCGGGGCATTCATGGCACCGGTCATCACCGGGACCTGAGCGAGTTCGCGCCCAAGGCCACCGTGTGCTCGTCGATGTGGGTGTGGGACCGTTTCCTGACGCCTGAAGTGAAAAAGATCATGGCCGGCAACTGGGTTCCCCAGGCCAATGGCGCCTTGCTGTCGATGCAGCAGGGCGGCACCGACATCAGCCTGACCCAGGACGCCGTGATCAGCCCCGAGAACCGGGCCAAGATCGACGCGGCGCGGGCCGAGCTACTGGCCGGCACCAAGACGCTCTATACCGGGCCCATGGATGACCGTGATGGCCAGCAGCGGCTCGCCCCAGGCCAGGTCATGAGCGATCCGGACCTGTGGAAAATGGACTGGTTCGTCAAAGGCGTGATGACCCAGAAATGA